The genomic region CGTCGACGCGCCGAACACCGAGTTCCGGACGATCACCAGTCACGTCTACAAGACTGAGGACTTCGGCTCGAGGTACGACGTGGTGGTGATCGACGAGTGCAGCACCGTCGACAACGCGAGCCTGCTGAAGGTGCTCGGCTGCACCGAGTTCGACCTGCTCGTGCTCGTCGGCGACGTCTACCAGATCGAGTCGATCCAGTTCGGCAACTGGTTCAGCCTGGCCCGCTCCTACATCCCGGAAGGTTCCACATTCGAGCTCACGAAGCCGTTCCGAACCGACGATGACGCGCTGCTCACGCTGTGGGACCGCGTGCGCAACCTCGACGACCGCATCGAGGAGTCGCTCTCGAAGAACGGCTACTCGATGGAGCTGGGCGAGGAGCTGTTCACGCGCCGGGGCGACGATGAGATCGTCCTCTGCCTCAACTACGACGGCCTGTACGGCATCAACAACGTCAACCGCTTCCTGCAGGCAGGCAACCCAAGCCCAGCGGTCGGTTGGGGCGAGTCGACCTACAAGGTCGGCGATCCTGTGCTGTTCAACGAGACCGACCGGTTCCGGCCCGTCATCTTCAACAACATGAAGGGCACGATCGCCGCCATTGATCGCACTCCCGGGCGGATCACGTTCGACGTCGACCTCGAACGGGAGGTCACCGAAAGCGAGGTGGCCTTCACGGAGCTCCGCTGGGTGGCGGAGTCGACGGTCCAGTTCGATGTCTTCGAGCGCGCAAGCAGCGACGAGGACGACGACATGCTCAACACGCTCATCCCGTTCCAGATCGCGTACGCGGTGTCGATCCACAAGGCCCAGGGCCTCGAGTACGACTCGGTCAAGGTCGTGATCACCGATGCCAACGAGGAACGGATCTCTCACAACATTTTCTATACGGCGATCACACGAGCACGCCGACGGCTCGGGGTCTTCTGGACTCCGGAGACGCAGCAGCGGATCCTGAGCCGGCTGGCGGTGCGCGAGAACACCAAGGACGAGAGCCTGCTGAAGGCGCGCCGCGGCGTCGTGCCACTGGGTGCCCGGCCGAGGAGGACGAGGGAACGCCCCCGGCCGTAGCCGACCACCGTGGACCGCGTGCCGGCAGTGAGGCGGCCCTGGACCCCACTAATGTCCCTGTGACCCCCAGCCTCCCGGCAGACCCCGCGCGCGACGCCTTCGACCAGCTCTATGACGGCGTCCGCTCCCGGCGCCTCCCGTTGCGACCAGCTGTTCAAGACTAGAAGGCCCACTTCGGCACGCTCGCCGAGATCAACCTGGAGGGATAGTTCGAGTACGCCGACGGCGAGAAGCTCGAAGACTGCATCGCCGGGCATGAGGTCAACGCAAAGTACAGCCAGAGCCAAGGGAGGTTGGATGCTCCCGCCTGAAGCCGTCGGCGAGTTGTGAAAGGTGATCACCGCCAGCGACAGCCATCCCACGGTTGCTACGGAGTAGTCGACCGCCCAGTCGACCCCAGGCGTTTGATTGGCGCTAATCCATGTACTCACGGCTCATCTTCCGGTGTCAGCTAGTTGTGATGACCAGGCACGTTGGTCGAGATCCTGCGACGACACGGTCTGACATGTAGATGGACGAAGGCCTCCCCGGTGTGGAGTGGAGCTGTCTAGAAACCGCTCCGCCACCAAGGAGGCCTTCGTGTCCCACGCTACCCATGCCAATGCTGCCCTGACCCCTCGCGCCCGGCTCCGACTCGCACGCCTGGTCGTCGAGCACGGTTGGCCGCCAGCTCGCGCGGCCGAGCGCTACGACGTCTCCTGGCGAACTGCGAAGAAGTGGGCCGAGCGATACCGAGCCGAGGGCCCGGACGGCATGCACGACCGGTCCTCGGCCCCACGGCACCAACCGAACCGGACCCCGGCCCCGGTGGTGCGCAAGATCGTGCACCTGCGCTGGAAGCAGCGCCTCGGTCCCATCGCGATCGGCGACAAGCTGGGCATGCCGGCATCGACCGTGCACGCAGTCCTGGTCCGGTGCCGGATCAACCGGCTCACCCACATCGACCGGGCCACCGGTGAACCGATCCGCCGCTACGAGCACGAGAAGCCCGGGGACCTGATCCACGTCGACGTCAAGAAACTAGGCAAGGTGAATCGCCCCGGGTCTGATGGAGGCTCTCATTCCTGGGAAGGATGATGAGAGTCATGGCAGCACCGAGGAAGTACAGCGCTGAGCTACAGCAGCGGGCGACGAGGATGGCGATCGAGGCCCGGAAGGACCCCGCCTCGGCGCGGGGAGCGATCAAGCGGGTCGCCGATCAGCTCGGGGTCCACCCCGAAGCGTTGCGTACCTGGGTTCGCCAGGCCGAGATCGACGGCGGCGTCCGGCCCGGGACCACGACAGATGACGCGACCAGGCTGGCCGAGCTCGAGCGTGAGGTCCGCGAGCTACGACGTGCCAACGAGATTTTGAAGACGTCCGCGGCTTTTTTCGCGGCCGCGGAGCTCGACCGCAAGATCAAGTAGAGGTGCCCACCGCGGTGCTGGTCGACTACATCGACCAGCACCGCGATCGGTTCGGGGTCGAGCCGATCTGCACCGTCCTGAAGGACGCCGATGTGCGGATCGCCCCGAGCACCTACTACGCCACCAAGGCCAGGCCACCGTCGGCGCGCAGCGTGCGTGACGCCGAGCTGATCGAGGACATCAAGGTCGCCCACCGGGCAAACCTTGGTGTCTACGGCGCCCGCAAGATCCACGCCGAACTCAACCGCGAAGGCGTCAAGGTCGCTCGTTGCACCGTGGAGCGGCTCATGAAGGCCGAGGGGCTGCGTGGAATCCCGCGAGACAAGACCCGCAAGACCACCATCGGCGACGGCGCGGAGACCGAGCGGCCCGAGGACCTGGTCAAGCGCAAGTTCATCGCCACCGCCCCGAACCAGCTCTGGGTGGCCGATCTGACCTACGTCCGAACGCATGCTGGCTGGACCTACGTCGCGTTCGTCCTCGACGTGTTCAGCAGGATGATCGTGGGCTGGCAGGTGTCGACCAGCCTGCGCACCGACCTCGCGCTGGACGCCCTGGACATGGGTCTGTGGGCACGACAGCGGGCCGGCCGCGACGTCACCGGCCTGACGCATCACAGCGATCGCGGAGTTCAATATCGAGCGATTCGCTACACCGAGCGGCTGGCCGAAGCCGAGGCCGTCGCATCGGTCGGGTCGAAGGGCGACAGCTACGACAATGCGATGGCCGAGGCGCTCAACTCGCTGTTCAAGGCCGAATGCATCCGCAATCCCGTCATGCGCCCCAAGGGCGGCTGGAAGTCAGTCAGCGACGTCGAGATCGCAGTCGCTGAGTACGTCGACTGGTTCAACCACAGGCGCCTTCACGGCGAGCTTGGCCACGTCCCGCCCGCCGAGTTCGAGGCCAACCACTGGGCATCCGAGCCCCTTCCGCACTACCGTGCGAACCCGGTCCTCATCGAGGTCGGAACCAACTAACCGAGCCTCCACGAAACCCGGGGCGATTCAAGGTCCCCGACGGCGGCGGCTGGCGCTACGTGGGCAAGCAACAGGGCGACAAGAACCGCTCCGCAACCGCGGCGCGCACCGGCGAGAGGAACAAGCACCGCCAGCCACTGATCGGGACCTGCTACCTGCACACCGTCATCGACGACCACTCCCGCGTGGCCTACGTCGAGGCCCACGACGACGAGACCAAGGAAACCGCCACGCTGGTGTTGCGCAACGCGACTGCGTGGTTCGCTGAGCGTGGCGTCACCGTCCAGCGCGTCCTGTCCGACAACGGCAGCTGCTACCGATCGCACCTGTGGCGCGACACCTGCACCGACCTGGGCATCACACCTAAGAAGACCCGGCCCTACCGACCCCAGACGAACGGGAAGATCGAACGCTTCCACCGAACCCTGGCCGAGGGATGGGCGTTCAAGAAGTTCTACAACTCCGAGTCAGCCCGCCTCGCGGCTCTGCCAGGATGGATCCACGAGTACAACCACCACCGGCCCCACTCAGCAATCGGCAAGGCAGCCCCCATCACCAGGTTGGACAACCTGGCTGGGCATCACAGCTAGTGCTGAGACGCAGTCCGGCGCAGACGTTCGGTCGCGCGACGCGTGTGCGTGATTCTGGGCCGTTCGCCGTGGCTTCGTAGCCGAATCATGGCCGACCGGTCGGTGGCATGCGGCGATCCATGGTCGGACTTGACCAGGGATAGTCCGCTCCTTGGGATTGGCAGATCGTGGGAGTGTCGAGAGGCGAGGTCGCGTCGATCGGGATCTCCAGACGGGAGACGATCCGGTAGCGCAGGTCGCGGGCGGCGCTGTCGCCCAGGGGTGTCTCGGCGACGATCGCGCGGGTGGCGGCGCCGACGTCGTGACCGTGCTCGTGGGCCTGCTGCAGCATCGCTGCGGTGGCCGGCCAGTCGCCCTGCTCGAGGAGGCGCGGGTCGAGCTCGCGGGCCAGCGGTGCCCACCGCTCGGCGGGCGTCTTGTCGGCCGCGGCCGCGAGTCGGGCGCGGACGTCGCTGCTCTTGTGCAGCTCCGCCACGGCCGCGTTCCTCGGGTCGGCATCCCAGCTCTTGACCGCGTCGCGCAGGTCCCGGCGGGCCTGCAGCTGGGAGACATGCAGCCGGGCCCGCACCTGGCTGACGCCCGGCTCCCAGGCCCGGCTGGGACGGGCCGAGATGACCCGCATGGCGGCCACCCGCGCCTGTTCGGGGGCGAGGTTGTCGAGCCGTTCGTTGAGGAGCTGGTCGCCGAGGGACCGGAAGGCGGGCTGGCCGCTGGCCACCGCGGCGGTGAGCGCGGCCGGGCCGCCCTGAGCGAGCAGGTCAGCGGGGTCCAGTCCGTCGGGGAACCGGGCGTAGCCGGGGTCCATGCCGTGCGGGGTGAGCATCCAGAAATCGCGCTCGGCCGCGACCTGGCCCGCCAGGTCGGCGTCCCTGGCCACGATCGGGTCGCGGCCGACGGCGGCCAGCTGCGCGGCCTGCTCATCGGTTAGGGACGTGCCGAGCGGGGCCACGCCAAGGTACAGGCCGGCGCTGGCGATCGTGACGGCGACCGCGTCCATCGGGCCCTCGACGATCACCGGGACGGCGCCCTCGGCGAGCATCTCGTCGACGACACCGAACAGTTGCGCGCCCTTGTGGAACAGCGGGGTGTCGGCGGTGTTGAGGTACTTCGGTCCGGCCTTGTCATCATCGGTGAGGTCGGGGCGGCGGCGGCCGACGAAGCCGAGCACCTCGCCCTGGTGGATCACCGGGAACACCACGCGGTCGCGGAACCGGTCGATGAGGCGGCCGGTCCGGGCCTCTACAGCGACTCCGGTGGCGAGCATCTCGGCGTCGCTGACGCCGCGGCCGCGAAGGTGGTCGACCAGGTTGGTCCAGCCGGCCGGAGCCTGACCGGGGCGGAACCGCTCGTCGCCGGCGAGGTCGACGCCGAACCGGCCGGTGAGGTAGTCGCGGCCCCACGAGTCGGTGAACCGGGACTCGAAGAAGGTCTGCGTGAGCTCGTTGATCTCGACCATGCGCTCACGCGTGACGGGGGAGGAGTGCCACTCGTCGGCGCGCTGGTACATGAGCCGGACATCGGCGTCGGTGGGCTCCAGCCGGGTGCCGCCGAGGTCGCGGATGTAGGCGGCCAGCGTCAGGTCACTCTCGATGTACTGGTCCTCGTCGACCACGTCGTTCGCACCGACCACGTCCTCCTCGAGCGGGTCGACCTGGTGCTCGTCGACCAGGTCGACGGGGGGCTCGAGGTCCGTGTCGGGGTCCTCAGCAAGCGGCCACGGGATGTCGTCGGGCTGGTCGACGAACATCGCCTGGTCGGGCTCGATGCCCTCCCATAGGTCCGCGGGCGGCTCCTCGAAGTGGTACTCGTGCGCGTGCTCGTCGGGAGCGGTCTCCAGCGCGATCGAGGTCCGCCAGACCAGTGCCTGGCACTCGTCGACGCCCTCCCAGCCGTCGCTCGGCAGCGCCCGGCCGGCGCCCAGCAGGGCCTGGACCTGCCAGCCACGCTGTAGGCCGTGGTCGACGTTGGAGACCAGCGCCGGCCACCAGGTGCTGGCCTGGATGCTCGCGGCGCGCTCGGGACCGAACAGGTCCGCGAGTCGCGGCGCCCAGTCGGTGGTGACGCTCTCGCCGTGGGAGCCGTCGCCGATCTGGGCGGCGACCGCGGGTGTGAGGTGGCGGGCCATGCGCCACCAGAGCGCGGCCGCGGCGAGCTCGTCGGGCAGCGCGCCCGCCGGGTGATCGGGTGCGGCGGCGGTGCGCAGCAGCTTGTGAGCTGTGACGCCGGCGCGAGACATCGCGGCCAGCCGCTCGGCCAGGAGCGGGGTGAACTCGTCGTCGCGGACCTGCGGGGCGAGCGAGTAGAGCAGCTGACGCCATTCCTTGAGCGCCGGCGTGTGGTCACCGGTGACGGCCCGGTTGAGGCGCCGCTGCCACGTCGCCGACGCCTTCTGCAGCTGCGGTGCGCCGGTCGGTCGCCGGTCGTCGGCGGGGACCTGCATGGCTGCGCGCCAGACCTCGACGTCGGCCACCGTGGCGGCCTCGGGGCGGATGCCGTTCTGCGCCCACACCGGCAGCGAGGACTGCTCGGCGGCGCGGGTGTGGACCTTCTCGGCGAGCTGCTCGACCAGGTGCGCGCGCTGGGAGAGGTAGGGACCCCAGTGCGGGTCCTCGGCCAGACGTGCCGGGATCGCGGGCATCCACGGCAGCGGAGCAGGGATGGCCGCGTTGCCTGTGCTGCGGAGTCCGGAGGCGTCGAGGCGCCAGTCCAGGACCGCGGCCCGGTCGCGTGCGCTCTCCAGTTCCCGGTCACCGGCGGCGGCCCGGAGGGCTTCGACGGGGTTCTCGCCGGCCGCGCCGAGCAGCAGCAGGTGGGCGCGCAGGGTGGGCCAGGCGGCCTCATCGGAGAGCCCGGGAGTCAGTGTCTCGACGGCGGTGTCCAGCGCGTCGACCATGTTGATCGTGGTGCCGTCGGCGGCGGTCGTGGTCTCGTGGTGCAGCAGGTCCTCGGCGGCGATGTAGAGGCTGTCGAGGTAGCGCTGGGAGGCCTCGCCGAGCCGGGTGGCCGGGTCGGCCTGTTCGCGGATCAGGCTGGTCGCGGAGCGCTGGGCGTCGTCGCGGGCCAGCATCGACTCGAGGATGTCGGTGGGGGTGAGCGGCCGGACCAGGGTCGGGTGGATTACCGAGTGTGGGTCGCCGTCGCCGACGACCTCGAGGTAGACGTGGTTGGCGTGCGCGCCGCGGGTCATCATCGTGTAGAGCTGCTGGCGCGACTCGGTGCCGGTGGCCAGGCCGTGCATCGTGTCGGCGGTGACGCCTTGGGCGGTGTGCACGGTGCACGTGTAGCCGAGCTCGGTGGCCTTGGCGACGTAGTCACTCGGCAGTCGCACGGTGCGGCCGTGCTGGGTGTGCTGGACGGTCAGGTCGCCGCCGTCGTGGATCTCCAGAACGGTCCAGCGGTCGCCGTTCTTGACCCAGTCGGTGGCCGAGGTACGCAGCCGGCGGTCGTTCTCGCGGGTGATGATCAGTTCGCCGATCGACGCCTCGTTGCCGTCGGCGAGCCGCCGGGTCGGGCCACTGCTGGCGACGTCGGCCGGGTCGATCCCGTCCAGACGGTGAGCGCGGGCCTGCTGGTTCAGCTCGCTGACCAGGTCGCGGGTCGGGGCGAGCATGATCGAGTCCAGGCCGGCGGCCCGGTCGGCCTGCCAGGCGGCGAAGACCTCCTCGGTCATGGTGGCCAGGTCGCCGACGTGGACCCGGTCGCGGTCGAGATAGAAGCCGAGCGCCTCGCTCTTGCCCTCGCGCAGGGCCAGCGACGCCGCGCCCTCGGCGGGGTCCTTGAACCGGACCAGCTCGGTCAGCTGGAGCGCGCCGTGGGTCGCTTGGATGTCGCGCAGCACGCCGCCGGCGCCGATCGCGGAAAGCTGCTGGTCGTCACCGATCAGGCGGACGCTGCCGCCGCGCTCGAGGATGTAGGAGACCGCGGCGTCCAGGGAGAGGGTGTCGGCCATGCCCGCCTCGTCGATCAGGACGAGCGTTGAGGAGTCGATGCCGGCGACCCAGTCCGGCCTCGCGGTACCGGTCTGCCGGGCCTGCTCGAGGGAGTGCGTGAGCTTGGCCAGGGTGTCGGTCTGTGTGTCGATCTGGGAGCGCAGGGCGTCCGCGGCCGCCGCCGAGGGAGCGAGGCCGATGATGGTGCCGCCGCCGTCGCTCCATGCGCTGGCCAGGGCTCGCATCGCGGTGGTCTTGCCCGATCCGGCCGGGGCGATCGCCAGCTGGAGCCGGGGGCCGGAAGTGGCCATCTCCCGCACCAGCGTGGCCTGTCCGGCGTTGAGGGTGATGCCGTTGGCGATCGACTCCAGAAGCGCCAGGTCGACCGAGGACGCCTCGACGGCGTACCCGTCATGGCGGCCGGCGGCGTCGACCAGGCGCTGTTCGGCGGCCAGTACCTTTCTCGAGGTGAACAGGTCGGCCCCGGCCTGGGTGTAGACCGAGGCCCCGTCCGCGCGCCGCAGCTCGGCCGGCTCGCTGATGGTGTCCCAGGGGCGGGCCATGCTCACCGAGCGGTCGTCGAGGACCTCGCCGACCAGCAGGTCGACCACCTGGGAGACCTGGTTGGTGGGCACATTGGCGGCCCGGACCTGCCGCTGGGCCTCGGCGTAGACGTGCCAGTACTGCCAGGTGCTCCGGCCGCCTTCCATCGTGGCCACGATCCGGTCGGTGGTCTTGGCGAACCAGGCCGAGTCGGCCAGGGAGCAGGCCGCACCCTTCGGGTTGAGGGCGCCGTGCACCATCTGCTTGACCCGCTGCGGGGTGCCCAGCACCTCCACCGCCTCGCGGTTCCAGGCCTCCCGCTGCTCGGCCAGCGAGCGGGGCTCGTGCTTGGCCTCGCGAGTCTCCAGCGTCGCCTGCTGGGACAGCTGGATGGTCTCTACCGGCGTCGGGGGCCGCCCGTGGGTGGCCTGGAACGCCGCCGCGAGGACCTTGCGGCGGTCCTCGACGTTGATCCGGCGCTTGGAGAACCGGCGGTTCAGCTCGGGGTCGACGCCGACGATCTCACGCACCGGCCGCTTGCGGGCGTCCTCGTTCGGGCGCTCCTCGAACCGCACGCCGAGGGCGTCGACCAGGTGTCGCTCGAGCGCGGTGTTGTAGGTCTCCGAGGCCGAGACGACCGCCTTGTGCAGCGGCCGGCCGTCGATGGCCAGCCACTTGCCGTCGAGGGTCTGGACTTTATTGGCCACGGCGACGTGCGTATGCAAGTCAGGGTCTCCGGCGCGGGAGTCGCGGTGGGTGAACGCCGTGGCGACCAGGCCGCGGACGTCGACCTGGCGGACGCCGTTGGTGCCCCGGCGGGTGAACAGTGCCTTGGACTCGATGAAGCCCAGCGCGTCCTTGATCGCCGCCTGGTGGGCCCGCTCGATCACCGCGGCGGTCTTCGGGTCGGAGATCGCCCACAGCACCGAGACGCTCTTGACTGGGGAGAAGGTCAGGTCGTAGCCGGCGACGGCGTTGGTCTTGGGGCGGGAGTGCTTGGCGATCGTTGCCGCGAGCTCACGGGCATCCGCCGGTTCGCGGCCGTGCTCGGCACGGAAGAACTCCCTGCCGACCTCGGTACGGATTTTGGCGCGCTCTGCTGCGGGGACGGGGTAGTCGCCAGGGTGACCAGCAGCCCCATTCCATTCACTGAATCGCTTGGCGACCTCGATCCGGAACGGGCTGATGTCGTTGTCGTAGACCTTGTACGGGGTGCCGAGCCGGACCGCGGTCTTGTAGTCGGCCTCGGTCGGCCGCTCGGCCTCTTCGCGGCCGATCCGCAGGTCCAGCTCCCTGGTTCGCTGGGTGGCCAGCGGGTGGTGCCCGGAGCCGAACAGGCTCTGCATGTGGTCGGCGGTGACGATGTCGCCGGCGTCGAGTCCCTCGATGCCTTCCATGCCCGAGCCGACCCACACGCCGGGGGTCTCGCCCTTCTCGGTGTAGTAGCTCGCCAGGCCGGTGTGGCCCTTGTCGGTGGCGTCCATCGCTGCGACCTGGCGGGTCAGGTAGTCGTACCCCGACCCCGCCGTCAGCTTGTGGAGGCTCATCGTCACGGTCACCTACGTGCGTGCGCGCGCGGCAGGCGGTCACTTTCGGCCGGATTTCGGCTCTATTCTTTCTATTCGGCGAACCGAGAATGCAAGAGGTGTGTGGCACTTGGTCGGCCGCGAGAAATCGGGGGGACGCTGAGGGGTGTCGGTGACGGCTGGGGCGTCGGGTTCGGATCGGGCTGGCTGGACGGGTTCGGCTGGGTCGGTGGGGGAATGGATTTCGAAGGTTTCTGGGGTTCGGTGATCGCTCGGGGACCGGGAAATGTCGTAGGTGACTGTCAGAGTCCATGTCGACACGAGTGAGGACCGGATGAGTCAGCAGACGATCAAGCAGCAGGCGCGGCGTACGGCGCGGGAGATGGCCGAGAAGCGGCGCAAGGAGCGCGAGGAGCGGGAGCGCCGGGTGATCGACCTGGCCGAGCGGGTCATGGTCGCGATCGGTGAGCGTGACGCTGCGGTGGCTGAGACCGAGAAGCGCGCGGGTGAGGCGCTGCGGGAGTTGACCGAGCGCGAGGGCCTGTCCCTGAGTGAGGCCGTCGAGTGGTGCGGGGAGACCGTGAGTGTCCGGGAGGCCACGCGGCTGCGGCGGCTGGCCAGTGAGCCCCAGGCCGAGGACGGCGGAGGCGAGCAGGGCGGCGACGGCGCGGCCGCGCTGGCGGCTGCGGGGAGTGGGGGAGCGGGTGCCGGTTCGGCGGCTTGATGACGCCGGCCTCGCGGCGGTCGCGGCAGCGATCACCGATCCGGCCGTGCTCACGCGGTACCGGGC from Nocardioides salarius harbors:
- a CDS encoding ATP-dependent DNA helicase, whose translation is MIFPALDEARRVIRANRPGSRVLRYLMLQKRNRVIKAQFDPEPNGWLSGLRLTSRSSPFDKMPFCTAPSGHVPRFGDLAESLDATGREHELLARRVRNNVEQHGAIYTPAAEFEDLGDVDALIAKHNRLLPPTDRHAPRKLKHENGHVFIVGYEDDTVAIIEKLQQAAGEGLDGHADDVQDWLDANPGVIDDPSKAEALKALFEQSNVALVIGAAGTGKSTMVNHIANYFAGKSKLFLAHTNPAVDNLKRRVDAPNTEFRTITSHVYKTEDFGSRYDVVVIDECSTVDNASLLKVLGCTEFDLLVLVGDVYQIESIQFGNWFSLARSYIPEGSTFELTKPFRTDDDALLTLWDRVRNLDDRIEESLSKNGYSMELGEELFTRRGDDEIVLCLNYDGLYGINNVNRFLQAGNPSPAVGWGESTYKVGDPVLFNETDRFRPVIFNNMKGTIAAIDRTPGRITFDVDLEREVTESEVAFTELRWVAESTVQFDVFERASSDEDDDMLNTLIPFQIAYAVSIHKAQGLEYDSVKVVITDANEERISHNIFYTAITRARRRLGVFWTPETQQRILSRLAVRENTKDESLLKARRGVVPLGARPRRTRERPRP
- a CDS encoding IS3 family transposase (programmed frameshift) codes for the protein MAAPRKYSAELQQRATRMAIEARKDPASARGAIKRVADQLGVHPEALRTWVRQAEIDGGVRPGTTTDDATRLAELEREVRELRRANEILKTSAAFFAAGGARPQDQVEVPTAVLVDYIDQHRDRFGVEPICTVLKDADVRIAPSTYYATKARPPSARSVRDAELIEDIKVAHRANLGVYGARKIHAELNREGVKVARCTVERLMKAEGLRGIPRDKTRKTTIGDGAETERPEDLVKRKFIATAPNQLWVADLTYVRTHAGWTYVAFVLDVFSRMIVGWQVSTSLRTDLALDALDMGLWARQRAGRDVTGLTHHSDRGVQYRAIRYTERLAEAEAVASVGSKGDSYDNAMAEALNSLFKAECIRNPVMRPKGGWKSVSDVEIAVAEYVDWFNHRRLHGELGHVPPAEFEANHWASEPLPHYRANPVLIEVGTN
- the mobF gene encoding MobF family relaxase; the encoded protein is MSLHKLTAGSGYDYLTRQVAAMDATDKGHTGLASYYTEKGETPGVWVGSGMEGIEGLDAGDIVTADHMQSLFGSGHHPLATQRTRELDLRIGREEAERPTEADYKTAVRLGTPYKVYDNDISPFRIEVAKRFSEWNGAAGHPGDYPVPAAERAKIRTEVGREFFRAEHGREPADARELAATIAKHSRPKTNAVAGYDLTFSPVKSVSVLWAISDPKTAAVIERAHQAAIKDALGFIESKALFTRRGTNGVRQVDVRGLVATAFTHRDSRAGDPDLHTHVAVANKVQTLDGKWLAIDGRPLHKAVVSASETYNTALERHLVDALGVRFEERPNEDARKRPVREIVGVDPELNRRFSKRRINVEDRRKVLAAAFQATHGRPPTPVETIQLSQQATLETREAKHEPRSLAEQREAWNREAVEVLGTPQRVKQMVHGALNPKGAACSLADSAWFAKTTDRIVATMEGGRSTWQYWHVYAEAQRQVRAANVPTNQVSQVVDLLVGEVLDDRSVSMARPWDTISEPAELRRADGASVYTQAGADLFTSRKVLAAEQRLVDAAGRHDGYAVEASSVDLALLESIANGITLNAGQATLVREMATSGPRLQLAIAPAGSGKTTAMRALASAWSDGGGTIIGLAPSAAAADALRSQIDTQTDTLAKLTHSLEQARQTGTARPDWVAGIDSSTLVLIDEAGMADTLSLDAAVSYILERGGSVRLIGDDQQLSAIGAGGVLRDIQATHGALQLTELVRFKDPAEGAASLALREGKSEALGFYLDRDRVHVGDLATMTEEVFAAWQADRAAGLDSIMLAPTRDLVSELNQQARAHRLDGIDPADVASSGPTRRLADGNEASIGELIITRENDRRLRTSATDWVKNGDRWTVLEIHDGGDLTVQHTQHGRTVRLPSDYVAKATELGYTCTVHTAQGVTADTMHGLATGTESRQQLYTMMTRGAHANHVYLEVVGDGDPHSVIHPTLVRPLTPTDILESMLARDDAQRSATSLIREQADPATRLGEASQRYLDSLYIAAEDLLHHETTTAADGTTINMVDALDTAVETLTPGLSDEAAWPTLRAHLLLLGAAGENPVEALRAAAGDRELESARDRAAVLDWRLDASGLRSTGNAAIPAPLPWMPAIPARLAEDPHWGPYLSQRAHLVEQLAEKVHTRAAEQSSLPVWAQNGIRPEAATVADVEVWRAAMQVPADDRRPTGAPQLQKASATWQRRLNRAVTGDHTPALKEWRQLLYSLAPQVRDDEFTPLLAERLAAMSRAGVTAHKLLRTAAAPDHPAGALPDELAAAALWWRMARHLTPAVAAQIGDGSHGESVTTDWAPRLADLFGPERAASIQASTWWPALVSNVDHGLQRGWQVQALLGAGRALPSDGWEGVDECQALVWRTSIALETAPDEHAHEYHFEEPPADLWEGIEPDQAMFVDQPDDIPWPLAEDPDTDLEPPVDLVDEHQVDPLEEDVVGANDVVDEDQYIESDLTLAAYIRDLGGTRLEPTDADVRLMYQRADEWHSSPVTRERMVEINELTQTFFESRFTDSWGRDYLTGRFGVDLAGDERFRPGQAPAGWTNLVDHLRGRGVSDAEMLATGVAVEARTGRLIDRFRDRVVFPVIHQGEVLGFVGRRRPDLTDDDKAGPKYLNTADTPLFHKGAQLFGVVDEMLAEGAVPVIVEGPMDAVAVTIASAGLYLGVAPLGTSLTDEQAAQLAAVGRDPIVARDADLAGQVAAERDFWMLTPHGMDPGYARFPDGLDPADLLAQGGPAALTAAVASGQPAFRSLGDQLLNERLDNLAPEQARVAAMRVISARPSRAWEPGVSQVRARLHVSQLQARRDLRDAVKSWDADPRNAAVAELHKSSDVRARLAAAADKTPAERWAPLARELDPRLLEQGDWPATAAMLQQAHEHGHDVGAATRAIVAETPLGDSAARDLRYRIVSRLEIPIDATSPLDTPTICQSQGADYPWSSPTMDRRMPPTGRP